From a region of the Streptomyces caniferus genome:
- a CDS encoding glycosyltransferase — MRVVLSTWGSRGDVEPLAALAVRLRELGAEVRVCAPPDEEYAALLAGVGVELVPLGPSVRSVVTGEKPPTAQDAFRLAPQLVAARFDTLTAATAEGCDVILATGLMPAGAPDVAEKLGVPYVFACFHPFGLPSQHFRPGARPGTPSPQEETDHKVLWEQDGQRVNALYGEALNRHRAAIGLPAVDNVRDHVVTRRPWLAADPVLGPWQELTELDLLQTGAWILPDERPLPEGLEAFLEAGEPPVYVGFGSMAMHTSKDVARVAVEAVRAQGRRVLLARGWADLALTDEAEDCFVVGEVNQQALFGRVAAVVHHGGAGTTTTAARAGAPQVVVPQIVDQPHWAARVSELGIGAAHDGPTPTTESLSAALKTALTPETAVRARAVAATIRTDGATVAARMLLDVAGRGIQPPGSA, encoded by the coding sequence ATGCGTGTGGTGTTGTCGACGTGGGGATCGCGCGGAGATGTCGAACCGCTGGCCGCACTCGCGGTGCGGTTGCGGGAACTCGGCGCCGAGGTACGGGTGTGCGCCCCGCCGGACGAGGAGTACGCGGCGCTCCTGGCCGGTGTCGGTGTGGAGCTGGTGCCGCTCGGTCCGTCGGTGCGCTCGGTGGTGACCGGCGAGAAGCCGCCGACGGCGCAGGACGCGTTCCGACTGGCGCCACAACTGGTCGCCGCGCGGTTCGACACGCTCACCGCCGCGACGGCCGAGGGATGCGACGTGATCCTTGCGACCGGACTGATGCCGGCCGGTGCACCGGACGTGGCCGAGAAACTGGGCGTCCCCTACGTGTTCGCCTGCTTCCATCCGTTCGGACTGCCCTCGCAGCACTTCCGTCCGGGGGCGCGGCCGGGCACGCCGTCCCCGCAGGAGGAGACCGACCACAAGGTGCTGTGGGAACAGGACGGCCAGCGCGTGAACGCGTTGTACGGGGAGGCGCTCAACCGGCACCGGGCGGCGATCGGCCTGCCAGCGGTGGACAACGTCCGTGACCACGTCGTCACCCGCCGGCCGTGGCTGGCGGCGGACCCGGTCCTGGGCCCGTGGCAGGAGTTGACGGAACTCGACCTCCTGCAGACCGGGGCATGGATCCTGCCGGATGAACGCCCGCTCCCGGAAGGCCTCGAGGCATTCCTGGAAGCCGGTGAACCGCCGGTGTACGTGGGCTTCGGCAGCATGGCCATGCACACCTCGAAGGACGTCGCCCGGGTGGCCGTCGAGGCGGTCCGCGCGCAGGGCCGCCGCGTCCTCCTCGCCCGCGGCTGGGCCGACCTGGCCCTGACCGACGAGGCGGAGGACTGCTTCGTCGTCGGCGAGGTCAACCAGCAGGCGTTGTTCGGCCGGGTCGCCGCCGTCGTGCACCACGGCGGTGCGGGCACCACGACGACGGCCGCCCGGGCCGGCGCGCCCCAGGTGGTGGTCCCCCAGATCGTGGACCAGCCGCACTGGGCCGCCCGGGTCTCCGAGCTGGGCATCGGCGCGGCACACGACGGTCCGACCCCGACCACCGAGTCCCTGTCGGCCGCGCTCAAGACGGCCCTGACCCCCGAGACCGCCGTACGAGCGAGGGCCGTGGCCGCCACGATCCGTACCGACGGCGCGACGGTGGCCGCGAGGATGTTGCTCGACGTGGCCGGCCGCGGCATCCAGCCGCCCGGGTCCGCGTGA
- a CDS encoding alpha/beta fold hydrolase, giving the protein MTNNSTSPARFAPPVGEFQEIDGRRLFVHRSGSGGPAVVFLPGAGAVGLDYLGVQQEVSQFTTAVVYDRGGTGYSDPLPLPRTATAVATELHELLRAQNIAAPYVLVPHSLGGFYAHRFAQLYPQDVAGLVWLDAFHRDWDDFMPPAASLAAVEQMAPDREQLGKMRPAMREMFAELLAGYPEHVGQALIDAKMSDEWTDVGIAERTNLTGLATELRAGPAIPDVPVIALSVVGADPAQQALTSERTLQERHNGRTTMDAALVSAVSHGEQRLLTDTVHHRLCFDRPDAVVQAIRDVVDRAARP; this is encoded by the coding sequence ATGACGAACAACAGCACTTCCCCGGCTCGGTTTGCCCCGCCGGTCGGAGAGTTCCAGGAGATCGACGGCCGCCGCCTCTTCGTGCACCGGTCGGGCAGCGGCGGACCGGCCGTGGTGTTCCTGCCGGGCGCCGGCGCGGTCGGCCTGGACTATCTCGGTGTTCAGCAAGAGGTTTCCCAGTTCACCACCGCCGTGGTGTACGACCGCGGTGGCACGGGCTACAGCGATCCCCTGCCGCTGCCGCGTACCGCCACCGCGGTCGCCACGGAACTGCACGAGCTGCTGCGCGCCCAGAACATCGCCGCCCCTTACGTTCTGGTGCCGCACTCCCTCGGCGGCTTCTACGCGCATCGGTTCGCGCAGCTCTACCCGCAGGACGTGGCCGGGCTGGTCTGGCTGGACGCCTTCCACCGCGACTGGGACGACTTCATGCCGCCCGCGGCGAGTCTGGCCGCGGTCGAGCAGATGGCACCTGACCGGGAGCAGCTGGGAAAGATGCGCCCGGCCATGCGCGAGATGTTCGCCGAGTTGCTCGCGGGCTACCCCGAGCACGTGGGGCAGGCGCTGATCGACGCCAAGATGAGTGACGAATGGACCGACGTCGGTATCGCCGAGCGCACCAACTTGACCGGACTCGCCACCGAGCTGCGGGCCGGGCCGGCCATTCCCGACGTCCCGGTGATTGCGCTCTCCGTGGTGGGCGCCGACCCCGCCCAGCAGGCGCTGACGTCGGAGCGGACGCTGCAAGAGAGGCACAACGGCAGGACGACAATGGACGCGGCCCTGGTGAGTGCGGTCTCGCACGGGGAACAACGCCTCCTCACCGACACCGTCCACCACCGGCTCTGCTTCGATCGTCCCGATGCCGTGGTCCAGGCGATCCGCGACGTCGTCGACCGGGCGGCTCGCCCCTAG
- a CDS encoding MerR family transcriptional regulator, producing the protein MLTISQLAATAGVTVRTVRHYHHVGLLPEPERDASGYRRYSAQAAVDLIRIRTLADAGVPLARVDALLHAQPAEFASALTDIDAALQRKIDQLAEYRRRIAELTSGERLVLPPEVVAILERMRGLGVSELRVRLERDSWILMQALDPGAMPQRIREKNAGFDDPETTRLYLACDQSVDWDPDDPRLDRLIDDLDAWEIEHERDSSRPENLKLIVSRIVEESPAWQRILGALAHRAEQRRTAAQDAEAGRAGPVA; encoded by the coding sequence GTGCTGACGATCAGCCAACTCGCGGCGACCGCCGGCGTGACCGTGCGCACCGTTCGCCACTACCACCACGTCGGCCTGTTGCCCGAGCCCGAGCGCGATGCCTCCGGCTACCGCCGTTACAGCGCGCAAGCCGCGGTGGATCTCATCCGGATCAGGACCCTCGCCGACGCCGGTGTTCCGCTGGCCCGTGTCGACGCGCTGCTGCACGCCCAGCCGGCCGAATTCGCCTCGGCCCTCACCGACATCGACGCCGCATTGCAGCGCAAGATCGACCAACTCGCCGAATACCGCCGCCGGATCGCTGAACTGACAAGCGGCGAACGGCTTGTGCTGCCCCCCGAGGTGGTCGCCATCCTGGAGCGGATGCGCGGTCTCGGGGTCAGCGAACTGAGGGTTCGACTCGAACGCGACTCGTGGATCCTGATGCAGGCACTCGACCCGGGCGCCATGCCACAGCGGATACGGGAGAAGAACGCCGGTTTCGACGACCCCGAGACGACCCGCCTGTATCTCGCATGTGATCAGTCGGTCGACTGGGATCCGGACGATCCACGCCTGGACCGGCTCATCGACGACCTGGACGCATGGGAGATCGAACACGAACGGGACAGCAGCCGGCCGGAGAACCTGAAGCTGATCGTCTCCCGGATCGTCGAGGAATCACCGGCATGGCAACGCATCCTCGGCGCACTCGCCCACCGCGCCGAGCAGCGCCGGACCGCCGCGCAGGACGCTGAAGCCGGCCGCGCCGGACCGGTGGCCTGA
- a CDS encoding ABC transporter substrate-binding protein, producing the protein MATHHRVRAGAVLCGLGLAALGLSACQEAGPTRPVAPSRAESAAEAGGSAALIKAAKREGRLNTIALPRKWANYGELIDGFEKKYGIKVVIDHPNDHSQQEIEAMKRYRGQQRAPDVLDIGDSFAQSAARQNLLAPYRVAPFDQIPPEQKDAKARWYNNYGGYVSIGCDAARVRTCPDSFADLLRPEYKGLVSMYGQPTSAGSSFAAVYAAALANGGSFDDIQPGIDFFARLDKIGNYNRAAPDPAAIAKGRTPISIEWDYLNLAHLDQLRGTGVNWKVSIPFDGSFSQYYAQAINKDAPHPAAARLWEEYLFSPEGQNLRLVDYARPVLMAVIAKNGTLNKALAARLPTVEGTPQFPTEAQLNKAVRTVRKNWPKAVGG; encoded by the coding sequence GTGGCTACACACCATCGGGTCCGCGCAGGCGCCGTCCTGTGCGGTCTCGGCCTTGCGGCGCTCGGGCTCAGTGCCTGCCAGGAAGCGGGCCCCACGCGGCCCGTCGCGCCCTCCCGGGCGGAATCCGCAGCGGAGGCGGGCGGGTCGGCGGCACTGATCAAGGCGGCGAAGCGGGAGGGCAGGCTCAACACGATCGCGCTGCCGCGCAAGTGGGCCAACTACGGCGAGCTGATCGACGGCTTCGAGAAGAAGTACGGCATCAAGGTCGTCATCGATCATCCGAACGACCACAGCCAGCAGGAGATCGAGGCGATGAAGCGCTACCGTGGCCAGCAGCGCGCCCCCGACGTGCTCGACATCGGGGACTCCTTCGCCCAGTCCGCGGCGCGGCAGAATCTGCTGGCCCCCTACCGGGTCGCGCCGTTCGACCAGATCCCACCGGAGCAGAAGGACGCCAAGGCCCGCTGGTACAACAACTACGGCGGCTACGTCTCCATCGGCTGCGACGCCGCCCGGGTCCGGACCTGCCCCGATTCCTTCGCGGATCTTCTCCGTCCGGAGTACAAGGGCCTGGTCTCGATGTACGGCCAACCCACGAGCGCGGGATCGTCCTTCGCCGCCGTCTACGCGGCGGCGCTCGCCAACGGGGGGTCGTTCGACGACATCCAGCCGGGCATCGACTTCTTCGCCCGGCTCGACAAGATCGGCAACTACAACCGAGCCGCCCCCGACCCGGCCGCGATCGCCAAGGGCAGGACACCGATCAGCATCGAATGGGACTACCTCAACCTGGCGCACCTCGACCAACTCCGCGGGACGGGCGTGAACTGGAAGGTCTCCATTCCCTTCGACGGCAGCTTCTCGCAGTACTACGCGCAGGCGATCAACAAGGACGCGCCCCACCCCGCCGCGGCGCGACTCTGGGAGGAGTACCTCTTCAGCCCCGAAGGCCAGAACCTCCGCCTCGTGGACTACGCCCGCCCGGTGCTGATGGCCGTCATAGCGAAGAACGGCACCCTCAACAAGGCCCTGGCCGCACGCCTGCCGACGGTCGAGGGCACACCCCAGTTCCCCACGGAAGCCCAGCTGAACAAGGCTGTGCGCACCGTCCGCAAGAACTGGCCCAAGGCCGTCGGCGGCTGA